Below is a genomic region from Raphanus sativus cultivar WK10039 chromosome 4, ASM80110v3, whole genome shotgun sequence.
GATCAGAttcaaaacactgttataaacTCGTGGACATTTatgaaaaaaagtttaaaaattcaacgcctttcacaattaacaccaattaaaatccattaaatataaattgagAAAATGTTTTAATGGTTAAAGAAAATACCACATGGCATTTTTCTccccaaggagataaaaaagcctactttatatataaagaagattAACAATGTCATCGTTTTTTAGAGTGATTGTAGTGACGACAAATATACAAATCATTtggtaaataatatatatgggaTATACCTGAGTTTTTGGCTCTCCACAACATCCGAATGTTTTCACAGCTTGGCTCTTACTGGCGGTGATTAATTGGGAAACATCaacaattataatttatttaaataagaaTAACAAAAAGTTAAAGTTAATCATTagtttgtaattattttttgtaaatgatTAGTTTTGGTTTTGAATTATGAAACTCTCTCTTTAGGGCAATTCtcttaaatagtttttttttaaaagttttttctcacaaaaataaccctcaaaaaataaaatgatcaaaaataacatctttattttttcagtttcaaaaaaaaaaaacatctttattttttgaaatttgaaacacTACCTCTAAACCCATCAtttaactctaaatcctaagttGTAGATTAGTTAACTCaaggttataaatgcatatttaccttttaataaaaaaaattggtcattttttccttaaaaaaactattttgtgaaaataaattaaaaatggttATCTAAAAGAATTTAAGAAAAAGTAAACAACTTAGCATCTCGATGTTGTATCTAGTCGTAAATAATAACtacaaaaacaaacaatattttGATGCAACATCCAAATGTTGTATTCAGATAGCTACATTTAAATGTTGCACCAAATACAAAACGAATATGACCGTAATTTTTAGGTTACAAGTGGATTGTCAATTTTTGGAATATAATAAAGTGGAATATCTATTCCATCCTTTCCACAAATTTGTTTACCATTTATCATGAATGAAATTGAATGTTTATTCCATCAATTCCAAAGAAAATCGACATaatctaaaagaaaaatcattccatctgatgtcaaaaaaaaaatcattccaTCACAATTTTGATCATGCATAAATAAGAATGAAATGTATTCCATTTTCTCCTTATTCCATtccttttatttcatttctttttatcCCACAAATGTCATTTTATATGTACTAGTTACAACCTTATTACGAGGCTGAACTCAACTTGGGGTTTTCCAGATTTTCGTTGCAACATTTAGTAAGTTGGGTTTCAGACAATATGACAGTGCAACTAAATCAATACTGGAGgatattcttatattttttggaCATAATGTTTAATATAgtctcatatttttttattgtcgTAAGCTTTTCTGCTTGATCAACAGAAAAACTATTGCTACATTTTGCGGTCAAATGCATGTGAAAGGCCCACCTTAGTGTACTCATTATTTACATGTACCAATCAGGTTCATCTTTGGGCCCGAAATTAgcttcatttttaaaatattgaaaaatattcttttattttaatattagatGCGGACGAGTATGTGTGGTTTATATGTCCACACTGGTTAAAATGCTCCTCGAAACTGTCAGTTCGACCAACATAACGATGTAGttataataatacaaacttGCTTAACTTCAATACATGAACTCATTTAgcccttttcaaaaaaaaaaaaatacatgaactctttttttttcttgccgACTACATGAACTCTTTCAGAAGAACACATATGACAACAAGGATTTATTTATCTTCCTTGTAAAAATACTTATAAAGATACCCAAAAAAGTAAAGTCAACAATTGTAATTTCGACGAATTTTGTTCGCTCAAGGAAGAGGAGGAACATTTGAAACGCCTTGACGTTGTAACTCCGTCATGACGCCATCAACTGACGGTGGATTCAGTCCCAGAGGAAGAGGTAGCCACGGCTTTGTTATAACGTCTCCTATAGCGGCGTCTATGCTCTCATTAGACTGCACACCGATCAAAGTCAATTGGAGATAAGCACTAAATAATGAGAGAACGATATCAAAATTAAAGTTATTCAAAAACTTTTTGGATTATTTCAGAATTAAAAGTAAGACAAATAAATAAAGGTGGACTCACGGGATGAATGTCGATGGGAGGATTAGTGGGGCCTAATTGTCTTGTAGGAACACCAATGCTTGAATTATTCGATGAAGCCATACCATATCCCTACACgtatttacatataaaactctaattaaaatttaacaattttttcataaattcATGCTGCATGTATAACTTATAGCTCTCAGTCTGATTAGTAATCCGCACAAAAAGAGTTTATAGCAAATGAATAGTATAAATATAGTACTTAAGTTAGATAACATgttttctattatatatatataactggaAAATCATTTGTTAAAGTTAAACACATCAAGAGTCAAAATTTGAGACTTTAGAATGCTTAAAGATAgtataatcatatttttctaGACGTAAAAAGTGTGGTAATAGTTAACTAATCTAAGCTTTCTTACCTTTTAATTTTGTCATTTCCTGTTAATTattgttttcaaattatttatcaCAGTTCAACCGTGCAGGCAATCAAAATCCACCATATTTACGTATCAATGAGCTTATACTGTGGAATGGTGTACAAAAAACAAACGAACATATACCTGTGGATAGAGTGGTCGTAGGTGCCAATATGGCGGTTGACCTGGCCAACACGACGGAGCTACTGCAACAGCCGGAGGAATTGGAAACGTCCGATGAGGAGACGATGATGGATTGTTAGGCTTGTGTTTAGGCCACGTAGGATGACCCCACACGTGCAAAGGCCTGAAGTGGCCCTGATGTAACGGTGTCACATGTGGTGGATAGCCTAAGGCAGGATGAGCCATACTTAGCTTTTCTCCTTCAGGCACTGCCACTGTGGCATGCCGTCGGAGGTTCCAGCTCGCAGCTTCTGCTTCACGGGCTAGTAAATGCTTTCGATGTGACCTATATTTCTACCATTACAAGATAGACACACAAAATTAATACTTTTATGGTTGATGTAAATTTATCTCGTTTAAATGgataatttaaatagtttttaaataattaatcatAATATGGATCTTGATAGGTTAAAGAATATAGCTCTAGATTAATTGATGTAGAACTTATTAGGCTTTTGATTTATTAGACTGTATAAAATACCTGGAGATGGCTAGCTACGTTGTGACGATTGAGTGATTTGACATTCATAATCTCCAAAATCCGTGACGGCACCGCCTTATCCACCCCTAATTTTTCCACCGCTTGTACAAAATTCCGGTGTAACTCCGGCGTCCAGTCCACCTGGTTTTCCGATACATCTAATATTTAGACTACTCATATTAAAAacaaacttatttattttattatgacaactatgatttatttttccaaaaaaaaagaaagacaaactATGatttgttatgaatattatgtatacataaacttttttttttggttacatAAACTTACCTTTGGTTTTTTCTTAATTCCGGTGTCGTTGGAAAAACAACCTTTAATTTTCTTCCCTTTGCGTTTGCCTTGACGCACCGTTTTGTCCAAACTAGCACCACCTTCAGGCTTACACCGGCCACCGTCTCTCTCAGATGTCTCCGACGCCGCCGAAGTGTTTCCCTCCATTTCTTGGTCTTCATCTCTTCCGCTGCCGGAATATTCCCCGAGAACATCCGAATCAATCTCCAGGTCAGGCAAAACATCATCTCCATTGAACTCAATGAAAAGGTCGTCGTAGAAATCGATTCCTTCAAGAACGTCGAGACTTCCTTCGGCCGCAGTGAAGTCCGGCAAGCCGTCCGTCGTAAAATCTGCGAAATCTGCCGCCATGTAATGATCCCTTGAGGCGGTGTTGGCGACAAGTGGCGACACAGTTAACATCGAatcaagaaaatgaaaaactCAAGATTCGAAAATTTAGAGAGAGAACAAGAGTGAGACAGTGGAGTAGTAATATGTGTGTACATCTATATATTATTGTCGTGTGTCTGTATAGATATAGATAGTACCAAGGTTTGTCAAAATCTTTAGATGCCATATTGTCGTATATATGTGTTGCTGACGCTGACATGAGAAAACTTGTGGTTGAGAGATAAGACAGAGAGATTTTTTCCCTTTCTTGTAAATTTAAAGTCTaataataaatctttaaaagttcaaaaaatgAACTGTAGATAAATCATGTAATATTATAAAAGATTTGTAACCTTTTAAAACTTTAGAATATGATGTTATGTCCATTTTCATCAATATTTTCATTCCAAATCATTATGAAATTCTATAATTTGTGCTTGACTTTTTTCCTTGCAACAACCTGTATTTAAAATTACACTTGTTAGCTAAAGGAATTGGCTACGGTTATCTATCTTCGAGAATTGTCATGTATAAGTATAACTAGGATTAAACCCGCCCTACATGCgggtaataattaatttaaatatattaaaatgtttaaatttttttttctgaaaataaaatttttatcacgtcaaatttatatatttattttacaaatcataaatttaattaactgttagaatcataaaaatatatatttttaagtttgttTTAGTTTAGCTTATATCGATATGTCACATTGttactttaaaaaaagaaacatataactaatagctaaatataatgttaaattttctaaatttccATTCACTTTTATACACAATTACacacaaaaagtaaaaatatattatcataaacTAAGTTTGTTATCATTTGCTTTGTTATGAAAACTCGTCATCTGTCGACTCGAAAAAATCCTTTCTTTTCTCTAAGAACAAATCATTTTCTCTGCTCTAATGTACGTTGTCTCTTGAAAATTTTCGCGAAAAAACTCTAGTTTCACAATCAGATTTTGAATTGTTAGTTGTGTCAAAAAAGATCTTTTTGAGTGATTTAGAGActtaaagataaaaaatattgattcaGAGAAAAATAGTGAGTTAGAGAAGAGTAGTAAGTCGTTTCAAATGGTTTCAGCGCATGTTTGCTCTTCTCCTTAACCTTTCTTCTTACTCTCAAGTTTGATCATGTTCTTTTTCAATCATGGTAGTgagtttctttatttctttttcgtATTTGCTGCCTTGACTTCTCTTTTGTATAGTCAAAATTGGGATAATTGTTCGAATcagttaatgtgtttttttgATATTGAGTTTTGACTAAATTTATTTTGGGTACAAACTATAAAAATTGGATCCTTGTGTGTTTAACGATTTCTAAAGTAGAATCATTTATCATCATTTGACTTTGTCTTCTGCGGATTTATATTTACACCATTGTGGTCGTTTCTTGTTGTGATTTCATCTCTTCTCATCTTCACATTCTCTcttttttcatctttttcatatcttcttctctttccgTATATTTCTTCATTAGtgtgattttattatttttcgtTAAAAGTTACACGTCAagtttatctatttattttataaatcataaacttagTTAGCTAAACAGAATctaattatttaacaaattaaattacaccataaaatataattcttcTTTCAAGTTTGGTCTAATTTAGCTTCTAACGATGTCACCTCGATTATTTTTAGCAAAGAAACATTTAACTAATAGTTGTAGCTTTAATCTAAATctaatgttaaatttttttaaaatgtcatTCTTTTTTATACACAGTcacacacaaaaaataaaaagatattatcgTAATTAAGCTTATCATCATCTGCTTTTATCGTGAAAACTCATCAtcttttgactaaaaaaaacagttttttctccaaaaataaattaattttcttcttttatgtaTTTGCCTCGTGAAAATTTCCGCGAAAAATCTCCGGTTCACATAATCAGTTTTGAATTGTGAGCTGTGTCAAAAGGGTCTCTCTGATTGATAATATGACGAACAAAATCATCATATATTTTGACTCTAACATTCATACTTTCAGCCCACATGCATGtgaataaacaataaaaattactaatagCTAATAATATGAAATGTTGCTTAGTAATTGAGGAAAAATGacattaaactaaaaaagaTGCTATAAGACAGACAAATAATGAAAACCTTAATTTTTCTCGCTCTTAAATTcatattatgtatatttttcttctattattgaatttatgttcttttaattttctgacatttaaatgatattaacatgatattataaacattaaatataatataattttgaaatttatattatctcttcttataaaacataaatttaatgttttCCATTTTATTGTGTCgtattaacaaaaatatgttttcatcCTAAATTGAAAATTCAGATATAAGAAGAATATACATTAATGCTTTTCATgtgaattttgaaatttatattttaacataaatttactattttatctgtgtataaattttgagagttattaaattatttatcaataatttgtatgtacttaaaaatatttatgaaagattaattaaatttattaataaatatatacgaAATAATATGTTCTAGTagatcaatatatatatgtaaccaAAATATGTTTTATCTGAAGTTCAATTTTccaagtgattttttttaacgaATTATATGTTTCATATTAAAAACTTACTATTGGATATGTTTGATAAAAATTGTCatcaattataaatatatttttatactgtTCATTCACGAATATGTTTAGGTGTTTTGATTTTATTCCACGTcgtattttttgttttcagtttgGCTCTGGTTCGGTTATGATTTTTGGTTGTCgcttcaaaaaatataaaaatcgttcagttatatatttacttattaatattattttacttatttattatatacatattatttattatttttcgaaattatatatttggtaatcttacatatgtttaatgtagtatttccttttctaatgttgtatatttacatattatttattattttcaaaattatatatatcatggtaatcttacatatgtttaatgtaatatttccgtttttaattttttatatttacatattatttattattttcgaaattatatatatatatggtaatctTACACATGTTTAATTTTCCATTTCTaatgttgtatatttacatattatttattattttcaaaattatatatatcatggtaatcttacatatgtttaatttagaatttccatttatattttttatatttacatattatttattattttcgaaattatatttacagtttaagatagatgtttaatatttaatgtacttttctatttttaaattgtgtattttatattttaagatagaTGTTTGATGCTTAATgtatttttccattttaaatattgtatatttacttattaatattatttttacatattaattattatataaatattatttattattttcgaaattatatatatatggtaatctTGCATATGttttaatgtagtatttccattgctaatgttgtatatttacatactatttattattttaaaaattatatatatcatggtaatcttacatatgtttaatgtaatatttccatttttaattttttatatttacatattatttattattttcgaaattatatatatggtaatcttacatatgtttaattttccatttataatgttttatatttacatattatttattattttcaaaattatatatatcatggtaattttacatatgtttaattttgtatttccatttataattttttatatttacatattatttattattttcgaaattatatttaaagtttaagatagatgtttaacatttaatgtactttttctattttttttagattgtgtattttatattttaagatatatgtttaatgcttaatgtatttttttccatttttaatattgtatatttttttattaatattatttttacatattatttattagtttcgagattatatatatggtaatcttgcatatgtttaatttagtatttCCATTTCTaatgttgtatatttacatatgatttattattttcaaaattatatatatcatggtaatcttacatatgtttaatataatatttccatttttaattttgtatatttacatattatttattattttcgaaattatatatatatatatatatatatggtaatcttacatatgtttaattttccatttctaatgttgtatatttacatattatttattattttcaaaattatatatatcatggtaatcttacatatgtttaatttagtatttccatttataattttttataattacatattatttattattttcgaaattatatatatggtaatcttgcatatgtttaatttagtatttccatttataattttgtttatttacatattatttattattttcaaaattatagatATCATGGTAATCTTAGatatgtttaatttagtatttccatttataattttgtgtacttatataatatttattattttcgaaattatatttatcagtaatattaaaatgtaaaactatatattttatcaatatttcgaaaaatgtaaaactaaacataataaggtaataatattaGTCAT
It encodes:
- the LOC108849226 gene encoding transcription activator GLK2; the protein is MLTVSPLVANTASRDHYMAADFADFTTDGLPDFTAAEGSLDVLEGIDFYDDLFIEFNGDDVLPDLEIDSDVLGEYSGSGRDEDQEMEGNTSAASETSERDGGRCKPEGGASLDKTVRQGKRKGKKIKGCFSNDTGIKKKPKVDWTPELHRNFVQAVEKLGVDKAVPSRILEIMNVKSLNRHNVASHLQKYRSHRKHLLAREAEAASWNLRRHATVAVPEGEKLSMAHPALGYPPHVTPLHQGHFRPLHVWGHPTWPKHKPNNPSSSPHRTFPIPPAVAVAPSCWPGQPPYWHLRPLYPQGYGMASSNNSSIGVPTRQLGPTNPPIDIHPSNESIDAAIGDVITKPWLPLPLGLNPPSVDGVMTELQRQGVSNVPPLP